A single region of the Gossypium arboreum isolate Shixiya-1 chromosome 12, ASM2569848v2, whole genome shotgun sequence genome encodes:
- the LOC108479837 gene encoding uncharacterized protein LOC108479837, which yields MATKKSVGDLKEADLKGKKVFVRVICSSSASKGILRRSSPILLIFLLTRSLATTLLEARAESTDGLRPIFFTINVAVYSIQVTDQGILCIGFLKRSRQQKEITRDQAVQDLEELERRGEEFEQLLLAERV from the exons ATGGCTACAAAGAAGAGCGTTGGGGACTTGAAGGAAGCTGATTTGAAGGGAAAGAAAGTGTTTGTTAGAGTCATTTG CTCAAGCTCTGCGTCTAAAGGAATTCTTCGCCGATCCTCGCCGATCCTTCTCATTTTCCTGTTGACCAGATCTCTCGCCACAACTCTCTTGGAG GCACGTGCCGAGTCAACTGATGGACTGAGGCCAATTTTCTTTACAATAAATGTGGCGGTTTATTCCATTCAG GTTACAGATCAGGGAATCTTATGCATTGGCTTTCTCAAACGTTCTCGCCAGCAAAAGGAAATTACAAGGGATCAAGCAGTTCAAGATCTGGAG GAATTGGAGAGAAGAGGAGAAGAATTTGAACAATTGCTGTTGGCAGAAAGGGTATGA